Part of the Numenius arquata chromosome 5, bNumArq3.hap1.1, whole genome shotgun sequence genome is shown below.
GATATACTTACATATGTACTTTTAagtatatatgtgtacatacgtgtgtaaatatttttgtgtatacATACGTGTGTAAatgtgtacgtgtgtgtataAATTAGAGTACACGTGTATTCATATGTGTACATCCATATATGGAAAAGTATATACATTTCTATGTGTATATCcctatgtatatacatatacatggaCATTGGTATGTGTACTAAACATATATCTAAAAGTATACGTATGTtttataaatatgtgtgtgtgtgcgttcgGTTACGTGTATGTGCTTAGATGCGTGTACACACAGGCACATACAtgagtatatgtatatatgcatgaaGTATAATTCATGCACTGCTGTATAAATATGCGTGTGCGTATATACTCACAGACGTGTAGGAGTTTATCACAAGAGACAGAGCAGCCATAGGGCTCTTTGCCCGGGCTCCTCGCCCGTCGGGCCACCCGGCGCCCTGCCCGTGCAGCCACCCTCATTCCCCTCCCGGTGAGCGGGGCGAGGGGCAGGCGCTCCCTTCGGGTCCGCGGGCGGCTGGGCGATGACCCTCGggtcccccccgctccccggagCGGCtgccccatctcccagccctctGCCTCTCTCCGCAGCCAGCGACCGGGACTCGcccgagctgcccgaggagccggcggagcgggcgggcggcggcgggcgggcggcgacgcggggcccggcgggcggccggccggggccgggcggccgggaggaggaggaggagcgcggCGAGGAGCCGGGAGAGCCGGAGCAACGCGCCGCCGGCCGCAAGAAGAAGACGCGCACGGTGTTCAGCCGCAGCCAGGTCTTCCAGCTGGAGTCCACCTTCGACGTGAAGCGCTACCTGAGCAGCTCGGAGCGGGCCGGCCTGGCCGCCTCGCTGCACCTCACCGAGACCCAGGTGaagatctggttccagaaccgcCGCAACAAGTGGAAGCGGCAGCTGGCCGCCGACCTGGAGGCGGCCAACCTCTCCCACGCCGCCCAAAGGATAGTGCGGGTCCCCATTTTGTACCACGAGAACTCGCCGGCGAGCGCCTTGGGCTTCACCTTGCCCCACATGTCGCCCCCCTTGGTGGGCTTCTCCAGCGGCGTCAGCTACCCGTTGGGCACCTTCCCCGCcgcctcccttcccttcctccggTCGCAGATGACAGGACTCGTCTGAGCGCTCACCTGTGCCGGGATCGCGGCAccctcgcccccctcccccggcttCCAGCTCCACCCCCCTTCCTCCCCGGACTTTTTATTTCCAACTTACACGTTTCtcgattttctgctttttaaatttttttttttatttttttttttaaacgtgcaATAAACTTTCTTTTGGGGTTAACTCGGAGCGACGCTCAGCAGCCGGAGGGAACCGAAAGGACTACCAGGACTCCAGCCATGAGCCGGGAGCGGGTCGgcggggctccccccgccgcgcATCCAAAGAAAATGCAGCCCTATGGCAGCGGCCAAGCCCCCCCACCGCCGCCTCGGCCCCGGGGTGACACAGACCGGCGTTTTCCGGGGGACAACAGCCCCCCagacccttccccctcccttccccccgcaGAGCTGCCGAGAGTGAGACGAATGTACGGAGGGGCCGGAGCCGGGGGTGCTTTGcttcccggccccgctgcccccgccCCACGGACGGCGAAGCCTCGGGGTCCCCGCCGCGGTGGAGGAACCTTCCCCGGGTCCTCCGCTGCCCCAGAGCTCCTGCCGGGGAAATCTTTCATTTTCCCCGCTGCTTTCCGTGCAGAGCGGGGGGCCCTGCGGATCCCCgcctccagcagcttctccagggCTCTTTGTTTTAGCCACTTAATTCGTacagattcccccccccctcctcccccattgTTACTCTCATTTTCATACGATCGATACCCAAGCATGTGCTGATGCCCCCTGGTCCTTCTCCATGCTGGCTTTTTGATTTGAAACAACTTGAAGGCAAATTGTTGGAATGAATTCGCCCCACTGAAGTCCGAGCTGAGAggatttggtttctttgttttcgTTTTATTTCCCTGACAAACTATCTGCTAAAATATacggttagattttttttttaatatatatatatatataattcaacATTCTGTGTTTTACCAGTGGGTTTGCCACTTATTTCTGTCTCCTGAGGAGGCTGAGGAAAACGCACCTCGGCTTATCCATCTCTTAGGGGATCGGTTTGTGTAATCGATTAATAGTTCGCACTGgcaattaaaaaggaagaaaagaaaaatagtcagATGGTGACAGACTGGGGAGTTGTATGGCTAGTTATGCAAGCCAACCTGCAATGTGGTACTATATGAAATATTATGCATGCCaaactatttttcctttaataactaATTTGTTTCCTCCTCTCTACCCACTGCTAAAATGAATATCGGGTCCATCATTGTTTcaaaaggttttaatttctttttccgaATATTAAGGGGGGAAGGACCTTATAAAACTCACCCTTGATGGAAGGTCAAGCTTTAATCGTACGTTTTAGGGCTCAATCAGACGTAACTGAACCGACCAGCTCGGAGCACGCGGTGTCCCCGCAGGGAAAGCCAGGTCCTGGATCTGTTGGGGTACGTGCCTGCCGACCAGTTCCCAGAGAAGGAAGAGCGATCTAATTTTTACTATTTCCTACGCTTTGCATTATATTTGGAGCAATCACACGGTTTCTTGTTATGAAATCGATCGCCGCGATGCGGCGGAGCTTCAGCTTTGATATGAAACCTGAGAAGAAGGGTCAGGGGCGGATTATAACCTCTCCAacgcttttttttgtttgccttttttttttttttttttttttttcctgctttggccTGAAGCATGGCTCTGGGCATCAGCCTGCACAGTTGAAATCAGGACGCAGAAAGCCTCAAAATCACTCGagaatgaaatatatacatatatatatattccggGTTCCTGAAAAAAGTGCTCACTTGCAGGGGTGCTCGGTTCGACTTGAACCCCTTTTCTGCAAGCTGGTTTTTTcgtgttttggttggttgttttttttttccaaactactcTGAAATCCCTCGTCTCACTCGGAGAGATCTTCGCCAGCTGTTTTCTTTGCATATCCGTCAAACACCCCAATTTGGGGCGAAAACTCTAAAGCCTGGTCCCTGAGCAGTGTAAGAAGGACTGGGAAGCGTCGGGGTTGGGGTGCCGGTGCCCGGACGGGACCCGCCGGCCGCGGGGGGAGCGGCTGGGGTGGATTTCAGCCTTTTCACGCGCAAAGGAGGTGACTTGGGGCAATGTTTCTTCCTCGGGGAGCAAACACTTGATTTGATACCGTTCAGAGCCTGGCTATCCCTGGAAGAAAGCGGCCAGACCGTTTCCCCAGCCATATCCAGCTCCCCAGATCTCCCAGTGTTACTTACTGGAATAAAATCCTGACTCACTACAGTCATATCAGAGTAGATTGTAATCCAACGCGAAACTTAACACGCCTGCCACTCTCCACATGCCTTTTCTTTGGAGTAACATATGAGATTATTATACTTCTGATTCTACTAAATATTCTTTTCTTGAAGTTAAGGAACTGGCAGGGTTAAATGATCAATCGGATTTTTAAAACGTGTTTTGAcattagtttgtttgttttttaaagacgTGCTGATTATAtcaataaacagatttttttttcatacactgTATTTGTAACTTATGATCATAGTAAAATATTAAAAGGTGCAAGACGTGAATTAATCTAAGAAAAAGTGCTTACTTATGCCTTATTCTGTAGATGCAGGAACTGCTTTATAGTGGCTTATTAAAAGTATGTGCTGAAAGTAGGAACACATACACCTCAGGTTTCTTTACCTCGTAGCTTTTTTAATGCCGCTTTTCATTGTAACTGATGGCAAGAAATTTCTGCAGGATGCAGAGAAACAGCTCGCAGAAGACGTAGGCGCTGATGAATGCGCATTGACGATTTCAaggcaggcaaaaaaaccccacccaaacccaagCCCACCCCCCGAATCAAGACAGCATATTCCTCGCAGTTTTCTTCcctgtgtatatttttattaaacaaatcAAAGAGGTAAGAGTCACGCTTTGTGCTTCTTCTGCAAACAGAACGCTATAAGAAAAATGTTGGCAGACTGTAAAGCTCGAAGTAGTTTCGCAAAGGCTGTTTGCGACATATAGAGACATACGTTGCTGCTTTATAGATCAAAGCAACCTCAgaatagctttaaaataaatccagttaTACTACAGCTGTAATATTATTATGCAGCATAAATCCTTGTCTGTTGACATTTATTTAATGAATGTTGCTACAACAGCTTAGCTAGATGGCACTCCAGAGGCGAGGCAAAGGGAAAAACTTGCCAGACTACTCACAAAGATAACTTGTGTTTATTagatcttaataaaaaaaaatagcgaaaagatttttatttttttaagcaaatcaaaggaaaatcaaaatactGTCTGAACTGACCTTCTGAAGTAAATTCCTGATGTAGCTGCCGTAAGATGTTATTATTAATTacactttaaatgaaaatgatCGATATGCTGAAAAGCACCTTGTTAAATGGCTACTTTGCAAATGGTACATTGCTCGCCATGGCCTATAACTTTTCTTGTAGGCATGGGTCTAAAATATTCATGCAAATCAATACTTGATAAATCTCATAGGTGCGCGCTGGCTC
Proteins encoded:
- the LOC141464945 gene encoding homeobox protein HMX1 — its product is MPDEATENAGSTSARVSSFFIEDLLGTEGTAGGGARRAAGGSGRGAPRCGPRSPLRLGAPGCPLRDAAVGWYRRAHAAFLGCASPDTSDRDSPELPEEPAERAGGGGRAATRGPAGGRPGPGGREEEEERGEEPGEPEQRAAGRKKKTRTVFSRSQVFQLESTFDVKRYLSSSERAGLAASLHLTETQVKIWFQNRRNKWKRQLAADLEAANLSHAAQRIVRVPILYHENSPASALGFTLPHMSPPLVGFSSGVSYPLGTFPAASLPFLRSQMTGLV